A genomic stretch from Pseudomonas sp. MUP55 includes:
- a CDS encoding RNA polymerase factor sigma-54 — MKPSLVLRMGQQLTMTPQLQQAIRLLQLSTLDLQQEIQEALESNPMLERQEEGDDFDNTDPLADNIEQKPNPDVQEPSYQETAPTVDNLEDGEWNERIPNELPVDTAWEDVYQTSASSLPSNDDDEWDFTTRTSVGESLQSHLLWQLNLAPMSDTDRLIAVTLIDCINNQGYLDETLEEILEAFDPELDIELDEIEAVLHRIQQFEPAGIGARSLSECLLLQLRQLPAKTAWLAEAKRLVSDYIDLLGSRDYSQLMRRMKLKEDELRQVIELVQSLNPRPGSQIESSEAEYVVPDVIVRKDNERWLVELNQESVPRLRVNPQYAGFVRRADTSADNTFMRNQLQEARWFIKSLQSRNETLMKVATQIVEHQRGFLEYGDEAMKPLVLHDIAEAVGMHESTISRVTTQKFMHTPRGIYELKYFFSSHVSTSEGGECSSTAIRAIIKKLVAAENQKKPLSDSKIAGLLEAQGIQVARRTVAKYRESLGIAPSSERKRLM, encoded by the coding sequence ATGAAACCATCGCTAGTCCTGAGAATGGGCCAGCAGCTGACGATGACACCGCAGCTGCAACAGGCCATCCGCCTGCTCCAATTGTCGACCCTGGACCTGCAACAGGAAATCCAGGAGGCCCTGGAGTCCAATCCGATGCTCGAACGCCAGGAAGAAGGCGACGACTTCGACAATACCGACCCCTTGGCCGACAACATCGAGCAAAAGCCCAATCCCGACGTACAGGAACCGTCCTATCAGGAAACCGCCCCTACGGTGGACAACCTTGAGGACGGCGAATGGAACGAACGCATTCCCAACGAGCTTCCCGTGGACACGGCATGGGAAGACGTCTACCAGACCAGCGCCAGCAGCCTGCCCAGCAATGATGATGACGAATGGGATTTCACCACCCGTACGTCTGTCGGCGAGAGCCTGCAGAGCCACTTGTTGTGGCAATTGAACCTGGCGCCGATGTCCGACACCGATCGCTTGATCGCCGTCACCCTGATCGACTGCATCAACAACCAGGGCTACCTGGACGAAACGCTCGAAGAAATCCTCGAAGCCTTCGACCCGGAACTGGACATCGAGCTGGACGAGATCGAAGCCGTCCTGCACCGCATCCAGCAATTCGAGCCCGCCGGCATTGGCGCGCGCTCGCTCAGCGAGTGTTTGTTGCTGCAACTGCGCCAACTCCCGGCCAAGACCGCCTGGCTGGCTGAGGCCAAGCGCCTGGTCAGCGACTACATCGACTTGCTGGGCAGCCGCGACTATAGCCAACTGATGCGTCGCATGAAGCTCAAGGAAGACGAACTGCGCCAGGTCATCGAGCTGGTTCAGAGCCTCAACCCGCGTCCGGGCTCGCAGATCGAGTCCAGCGAAGCCGAATATGTCGTCCCTGATGTGATCGTGCGCAAGGACAACGAACGCTGGCTGGTGGAATTGAACCAGGAATCGGTGCCGCGCCTGCGGGTCAACCCGCAATACGCCGGCTTCGTGCGCCGCGCCGACACCAGCGCTGACAATACCTTCATGCGCAACCAGTTGCAGGAAGCCCGCTGGTTCATCAAGAGCCTGCAAAGCCGCAACGAAACCCTGATGAAAGTGGCGACCCAGATCGTCGAGCACCAGCGCGGTTTCCTGGAATACGGCGACGAAGCGATGAAGCCCCTCGTACTGCATGACATCGCTGAGGCGGTGGGCATGCACGAATCGACGATTTCACGGGTGACCACGCAAAAGTTCATGCATACCCCACGGGGTATTTATGAGCTGAAATACTTTTTCTCCAGCCACGTAAGCACCTCCGAAGGCGGTGAATGCTCGTCCACGGCGATCCGCGCGATCATCAAAAAACTGGTTGCCGCGGAAAATCAGAAAAAGCCGTTGAGTGACAGCAAGATCGCTGGTTTACTGGAGGCACAAGGCATTCAGGTCGCCCGTCGAACCGTCGCCAAGTACCGCGAATCCCTTGGGATCGCGCCTTCCAGCGAGCGAAAGCGTTTGATGTGA
- the lptB gene encoding LPS export ABC transporter ATP-binding protein has product MATLKAQHLAKAYKSRQVVRDVSLSIDSGQIVGLLGPNGAGKTTCFYMIVGLVQADQGRVLIDDLDVSHQPMHGRARAGIGYLPQEASIFRKLSVADNIMAILETRKELDRDGRRKELESLLQEFHINHIRDNLGMSLSGGERRRVEIARALATAPKFILLDEPFAGVDPISVGDIKQIIHHLKAKGIGVLITDHNVRETLDICETAYIVNDGQLIAEGDSATILANELVKEVYLGHEFRL; this is encoded by the coding sequence ATGGCAACCCTGAAAGCCCAGCATCTGGCCAAGGCCTATAAAAGCCGCCAGGTGGTACGCGATGTCAGCCTGTCGATCGACAGCGGCCAGATCGTCGGCCTGCTCGGCCCCAACGGCGCCGGCAAGACCACATGCTTCTACATGATCGTCGGGCTGGTCCAGGCGGACCAGGGCCGCGTATTGATCGACGACCTGGACGTGAGCCACCAGCCGATGCACGGTCGCGCACGCGCCGGTATCGGCTATCTTCCGCAGGAAGCGTCGATCTTCCGCAAACTTTCGGTGGCCGACAACATCATGGCGATTCTCGAGACCCGCAAGGAGCTCGACCGCGACGGCCGCCGCAAGGAGCTGGAAAGCCTGCTGCAGGAATTCCACATCAACCACATTCGCGACAACCTCGGCATGAGTTTGTCCGGTGGCGAGCGTCGCCGTGTGGAGATCGCCCGCGCCCTGGCGACCGCCCCCAAGTTCATCCTGCTGGACGAACCGTTCGCCGGTGTTGACCCGATTTCGGTGGGCGATATCAAGCAGATCATTCATCACCTCAAGGCCAAGGGCATTGGCGTGCTGATCACCGACCACAACGTCCGTGAAACGCTTGATATCTGCGAAACCGCCTACATCGTCAACGATGGGCAACTGATTGCCGAAGGTGATTCCGCGACGATCCTGGCCAACGAACTGGTTAAAGAAGTTTACCTGGGTCACGAGTTCCGCCTGTAA
- the lptA gene encoding lipopolysaccharide transport periplasmic protein LptA has product MRLIKTLPILLGLGAALGSVSAWALPNDSQQPIHISADDAQLDDKQGVATYTGGVIITQGSMKITGNTVTLTRTATGDIDVVTSVGNLAYFEQKQKAEDPGPMKGYGKTIQYHAQQNRIVLIDQAKVLSADGNSTEGEKIVYNTQTQVAQAGRANGNKVTAPRPRIDMVIQPKKKAE; this is encoded by the coding sequence ATGAGGCTCATTAAAACCCTCCCTATTTTGCTCGGTCTGGGCGCAGCACTGGGAAGCGTGAGCGCCTGGGCTCTGCCGAACGATAGCCAGCAACCGATCCACATCTCGGCCGACGATGCGCAGCTTGATGACAAGCAAGGCGTTGCGACCTACACCGGTGGCGTGATCATCACCCAAGGTTCGATGAAGATCACTGGCAATACCGTGACCCTGACTCGCACGGCCACCGGCGATATCGATGTCGTGACTTCCGTGGGCAACCTGGCTTACTTCGAACAGAAGCAAAAGGCAGAAGACCCGGGCCCGATGAAGGGCTATGGCAAGACCATCCAGTACCATGCACAGCAAAATCGCATCGTACTGATTGATCAGGCCAAGGTGCTCAGTGCCGACGGCAACTCCACCGAAGGCGAGAAGATCGTCTACAACACCCAGACCCAGGTCGCCCAGGCGGGTCGCGCCAATGGCAACAAGGTCACCGCGCCTCGCCCACGTATCGACATGGTCATCCAGCCGAAGAAGAAGGCCGAGTAA
- the lptC gene encoding LPS export ABC transporter periplasmic protein LptC: MLSKKIRNFLLFGVIAALLLAVGYWNISPERFLDKPVVQVDESIIDNFATNTHTVQFLPDGKVQYVLVSDKVERLKASEVSLLTNPDLNLYRGTEQPWHVTSLRGEVNPDGTEIELIDSVRVARTDTQNRDTIITSSRMTVFPQKEYAQTEQDVRIDGAGGVSTGKGMKAYLKESRIHLLSNVRGQYEAH, translated from the coding sequence ATGCTGAGCAAAAAGATTCGCAATTTCCTGCTATTCGGGGTCATCGCCGCGCTGCTCCTCGCGGTGGGCTACTGGAATATCAGCCCGGAGCGCTTTCTCGACAAACCTGTCGTGCAGGTGGATGAAAGCATCATCGACAACTTTGCCACCAACACCCACACCGTGCAGTTCCTGCCCGATGGCAAGGTGCAGTATGTGCTGGTCTCCGATAAGGTCGAGCGCCTGAAAGCTTCGGAAGTCAGCCTGCTGACCAACCCGGACCTGAACCTCTACCGTGGCACCGAACAGCCCTGGCACGTCACCAGCCTGCGTGGCGAGGTCAATCCGGACGGCACCGAAATCGAACTGATCGACTCGGTACGCGTCGCACGTACAGACACACAGAACCGCGACACCATCATTACCAGCAGTCGCATGACCGTATTCCCACAGAAGGAATATGCGCAGACCGAGCAAGACGTTAGAATCGACGGCGCTGGCGGTGTATCGACTGGCAAGGGAATGAAAGCGTATTTGAAAGAAAGCAGGATACACCTGCTATCGAACGTAAGAGGACAGTATGAGGCTCATTAA
- a CDS encoding KdsC family phosphatase, translating to MNSDLLQRGKNIKLAIFDVDGVLTDGRLYFLEDGSEFKTFNTLDGQGIKMLMAAGVQTAIISGRKTPVVERRAQNLGIPHLYQGREDKLVVLDELLGQLNLSYEQVAYLGDDLPDLPVIRRVGLGMAVANAAAFVREHAHGITTARGGEGAAREFCELILRAQGSLEAAHAAYL from the coding sequence ATGAACAGCGACCTGTTGCAACGCGGTAAAAACATCAAGCTGGCGATATTCGACGTCGATGGCGTGCTGACCGATGGCCGCCTGTACTTCCTCGAAGACGGCAGCGAGTTCAAGACCTTCAACACGCTCGACGGCCAGGGCATCAAGATGTTGATGGCAGCAGGCGTGCAAACCGCGATTATCAGCGGTCGAAAGACACCGGTTGTGGAACGCCGCGCACAAAACCTGGGGATTCCTCACCTGTATCAGGGGCGCGAGGATAAACTGGTGGTATTGGACGAGCTTCTTGGCCAACTCAACCTAAGCTATGAACAGGTTGCCTATCTGGGTGACGATCTGCCTGACCTGCCGGTGATCCGCCGGGTCGGCCTGGGCATGGCCGTGGCCAATGCCGCAGCGTTTGTGCGTGAACATGCCCATGGCATTACCACCGCCCGCGGCGGCGAAGGTGCCGCCCGCGAGTTCTGCGAATTGATCCTGCGCGCCCAAGGCAGCCTTGAAGCGGCCCACGCCGCCTACTTATAG
- a CDS encoding KpsF/GutQ family sugar-phosphate isomerase, with protein sequence MSQSSDLIQSAQRTIRLELEAVEGLLAHIDADFVRACEMILASKGRVVVVGMGKSGHVGNKIAATLASTGTTAFFVHPAEASHGDMGMITKDDVILALSNSGTTNEIVTLLPLIKRLGIKMISVTGNPESTLAKAAEVNLNVHVAHEACPLNLAPTSSTTAALVMGDALAVALLEARGFTAEDFAFSHPGGALGRRLLLKVENVMHAGDELPHVPRGTLLKDALMEMTRKGLGMTVILETDGRLAGVFTDGDLRRTLDRTIDIHTATIDAVMTPHGKTARPEMLAAEALKIMEDHKIGALVVIDEDDRPIGALNMHDLLRAGVM encoded by the coding sequence ATGAGCCAATCCAGCGACCTTATTCAATCCGCACAACGCACCATCCGCCTCGAGCTGGAAGCCGTAGAAGGTTTACTGGCCCATATCGACGCGGATTTCGTACGCGCCTGCGAGATGATTCTGGCCAGCAAGGGCCGCGTTGTCGTGGTTGGCATGGGTAAATCCGGACACGTCGGCAACAAGATCGCCGCTACGCTGGCGAGCACCGGAACCACGGCGTTCTTCGTGCACCCGGCCGAAGCGAGCCATGGTGACATGGGCATGATCACCAAGGATGACGTGATCCTGGCCCTGTCCAACTCCGGCACCACCAACGAGATCGTGACCCTGTTGCCGCTGATCAAGCGCCTGGGCATCAAGATGATCAGCGTCACCGGCAACCCTGAGTCGACCCTGGCCAAGGCCGCCGAAGTGAACCTGAACGTGCATGTCGCCCACGAAGCCTGCCCGCTGAACCTGGCACCCACCTCCTCCACTACCGCTGCGCTGGTCATGGGCGACGCCCTGGCCGTCGCACTGCTGGAGGCTCGCGGGTTCACGGCTGAAGATTTCGCCTTTTCCCACCCGGGCGGTGCCCTGGGCCGTCGTTTGCTGCTGAAAGTGGAAAATGTCATGCATGCCGGCGATGAGCTGCCTCACGTACCGCGCGGCACCTTGCTCAAGGACGCGTTGATGGAGATGACCCGCAAGGGCCTGGGCATGACCGTCATCCTGGAAACCGACGGGCGACTGGCCGGCGTGTTCACCGACGGTGACTTGCGTCGCACCCTGGACCGCACCATCGACATTCATACCGCAACCATCGATGCGGTAATGACGCCCCACGGCAAGACCGCCCGTCCCGAGATGCTTGCCGCCGAAGCCCTGAAGATCATGGAAGACCACAAGATCGGCGCACTGGTGGTGATCGATGAGGATGACCGCCCGATTGGCGCCCTGAACATGCACGACTTGTTGCGTGCGGGAGTGATGTAA
- a CDS encoding ATP-binding cassette domain-containing protein: MSADNAYAVELKGLSFKRGARSIFNNVDIRIPRGKVTGIMGPSGCGKTTLLRLMGMQLRPSAGEVWVNGQNLPTLSRSDLFDARKHMGVLFQSGALFTDLDVFENVAFPLRVHTQLSDEMIRDIVLLKLQAVGLRGAIDLMPDELSGGMKRRVALARAIALDPQILMYDEPFVGQDPIAMGVLVRLIRLLNDALGITSIVVSHDLAETASIADYLYVVGDGQVLGQGTPEELMNVDNPRIRQFMTGDPDGPVPFHFPAADYRADLLGKR, encoded by the coding sequence ATGAGTGCCGATAACGCCTACGCGGTCGAGCTGAAGGGCCTTTCCTTCAAGCGCGGTGCGCGCAGCATCTTCAATAACGTCGATATTCGCATTCCTCGCGGAAAAGTCACGGGCATCATGGGGCCTTCCGGTTGCGGCAAGACCACCTTGCTGCGCCTGATGGGCATGCAACTGCGCCCAAGCGCCGGTGAAGTGTGGGTCAACGGCCAGAACCTGCCGACGCTGTCGCGCAGCGATCTGTTCGATGCGCGCAAGCACATGGGCGTGCTGTTCCAGAGCGGCGCGCTGTTTACCGACCTCGATGTGTTCGAAAACGTAGCGTTCCCGCTGCGGGTGCATACCCAGCTGTCTGACGAGATGATTCGTGACATTGTGTTGCTGAAACTGCAGGCCGTAGGGCTTCGCGGGGCCATCGACCTGATGCCGGACGAATTGTCCGGTGGCATGAAGCGCCGTGTCGCCCTGGCGCGAGCCATCGCCCTCGACCCGCAGATCCTCATGTACGACGAGCCTTTCGTGGGCCAGGACCCAATCGCCATGGGCGTATTGGTGCGCCTGATCCGCCTGCTCAACGACGCACTGGGAATCACCAGCATCGTGGTGTCTCACGACCTGGCCGAAACCGCGAGCATCGCTGACTACCTTTATGTAGTGGGTGATGGTCAGGTACTGGGGCAGGGTACGCCGGAAGAACTGATGAACGTCGATAACCCGCGCATTCGCCAGTTCATGACCGGCGATCCCGATGGCCCGGTGCCTTTTCACTTTCCGGCAGCGGACTACCGCGCAGATCTTCTGGGGAAGCGCTGA
- the mlaE gene encoding lipid asymmetry maintenance ABC transporter permease subunit MlaE, producing MRKTSLVEKVRLFGRSGIDIVEVLGRSTIFLFHALLGRGGIGGGFGLLLKQLHAVGVMSLVIIVVSGVFIGMVLALQGFNILSSYGSEQAVGQMVALTLLRELGPVVTALLFAGRAGSALTAEIGNMKSTEQLSSLEMIGVDPLKYIVAPRLWAGFISLPLLAMIFSVVGIWGGSWVAVDWLGVYDGSYWANMQNSVTFTGDVLNGIIKSIVFAFVVTWIAVFQGYDCEPTSEGISRATTKTVVYASLAVLGLDFILTALMFGDF from the coding sequence ATGCGCAAAACATCTCTTGTCGAAAAGGTTCGCCTTTTCGGTCGCTCAGGCATCGACATCGTCGAAGTCCTGGGACGTTCGACCATTTTCCTGTTCCACGCCTTGCTCGGCCGCGGCGGCATAGGCGGCGGCTTTGGCCTGCTGCTCAAGCAACTGCATGCGGTCGGCGTGATGTCCCTGGTGATCATCGTGGTCTCCGGGGTGTTCATTGGCATGGTGCTGGCGCTGCAGGGCTTCAACATCCTGTCCAGCTACGGTTCCGAGCAGGCAGTAGGGCAGATGGTTGCCCTGACGCTGTTGCGCGAATTGGGTCCGGTGGTCACCGCCTTGTTGTTTGCCGGGCGTGCCGGTTCTGCGCTGACGGCTGAAATCGGTAACATGAAGTCCACCGAACAGCTGTCCAGCCTGGAAATGATCGGCGTGGACCCGCTCAAGTACATCGTTGCCCCGCGCCTGTGGGCCGGCTTCATTTCCCTGCCGCTGCTGGCGATGATCTTCAGCGTGGTCGGGATCTGGGGCGGTTCGTGGGTGGCGGTGGACTGGTTGGGGGTCTATGACGGCTCCTACTGGGCCAACATGCAAAACAGCGTGACCTTCACGGGCGACGTGCTCAACGGCATCATTAAGAGCATCGTCTTCGCCTTTGTAGTGACCTGGATCGCCGTATTCCAAGGCTATGACTGTGAACCCACCTCAGAAGGGATCAGTCGCGCCACCACCAAGACCGTTGTGTACGCCTCGCTGGCGGTACTGGGCCTTGACTTCATTTTGACCGCCTTGATGTTTGGAGATTTCTGA
- the mlaD gene encoding outer membrane lipid asymmetry maintenance protein MlaD, which translates to MQNRTVEIGVGLFLLAGILALLLLALRVSGLSASPTADTYKLYAYFDNIAGLTVRAKVTMAGVTIGKVTAIDLDRDSFTGRVTMQLDKKVDNLPTDSTASILTAGLLGEKYIGVSVGGETALLKDGSTIHDTQSSLVLEDLIGKFLLNTVNKDAK; encoded by the coding sequence ATGCAAAACCGCACTGTGGAAATCGGTGTCGGCCTTTTCTTGCTGGCTGGCATCCTGGCTTTACTGTTGCTGGCCCTGCGGGTCAGTGGCCTGTCGGCCAGCCCCACCGCCGACACTTATAAACTTTATGCGTACTTCGACAATATCGCCGGTTTGACGGTCAGAGCTAAAGTGACCATGGCCGGTGTGACCATCGGCAAGGTCACGGCAATCGATCTGGATCGCGACAGCTTCACCGGTCGGGTGACGATGCAACTGGACAAGAAGGTGGATAATCTGCCGACCGACTCCACGGCGTCTATCCTCACCGCGGGCCTGCTGGGCGAGAAGTACATCGGTGTCAGCGTGGGCGGGGAAACAGCCCTGCTCAAGGATGGCTCGACCATCCACGACACGCAGTCGTCGTTGGTACTTGAAGACCTGATCGGTAAATTCCTGCTCAATACGGTCAATAAAGACGCCAAATGA
- a CDS encoding phospholipid-binding protein MlaC yields the protein MISTLRRGLLVLLAALPLMANAAGSAHELVQDTTNKMLADLSANKEKYKQDPSQFYDALNTIVGPVVDAEGISRSIMTVKYSRKATPAQMQRFQENFKRGLFQFYGNALLEYNNQGITVAPAGDESGDRTSVNMTVKGNNGAVYPVQYTLEKVNGEWKLRNVIINGINIGKLFRDQFADAMQRNGNDLDKTINGWAGEVAKAKETSDKEAGKSAQ from the coding sequence ATGATCTCTACCTTGCGACGCGGCCTTCTGGTCCTGCTTGCAGCGCTGCCGTTGATGGCCAACGCAGCCGGTTCTGCCCACGAACTGGTGCAGGACACGACCAACAAAATGTTGGCTGACCTGTCGGCCAACAAGGAAAAGTACAAACAAGACCCAAGTCAGTTCTACGACGCGCTCAATACCATCGTCGGTCCGGTGGTCGATGCCGAAGGTATCTCCCGCAGCATCATGACCGTCAAGTATTCGCGCAAGGCGACCCCTGCGCAGATGCAGCGTTTCCAGGAAAACTTCAAGCGCGGGCTGTTCCAGTTCTACGGCAACGCCTTGCTTGAGTACAACAACCAGGGCATCACCGTCGCTCCGGCCGGTGACGAGTCGGGTGATCGCACCAGCGTGAACATGACCGTCAAGGGCAACAATGGCGCCGTCTACCCTGTGCAGTACACGCTGGAGAAGGTCAACGGCGAGTGGAAACTGCGCAACGTGATCATCAACGGCATCAACATCGGCAAGCTGTTCCGTGATCAGTTCGCCGACGCGATGCAGCGCAACGGCAACGACCTGGACAAGACCATCAATGGTTGGGCCGGCGAAGTGGCCAAAGCCAAGGAAACTTCCGACAAGGAAGCCGGGAAGTCCGCACAATGA
- a CDS encoding STAS domain-containing protein, which produces MTESAVRIGEAGELFLSGVLDYRTGPDLRKQGQALIKASAAPALVLDCSAVTKSSSVGLSLLLCFMRDAQAANKPFSIRAMPEDMREIAEVSGLTELLAHP; this is translated from the coding sequence ATGACCGAGTCGGCTGTTCGTATCGGCGAAGCCGGCGAGCTGTTCTTAAGCGGCGTGCTGGACTACCGCACCGGGCCTGACCTGCGCAAGCAGGGCCAGGCGCTGATCAAGGCCAGCGCGGCGCCTGCGCTGGTGCTCGATTGCTCGGCGGTGACCAAGTCCAGCAGCGTCGGCTTGTCGTTGCTGCTGTGCTTTATGCGCGATGCCCAAGCGGCCAACAAACCGTTCAGTATCCGTGCAATGCCTGAAGACATGCGCGAGATCGCCGAGGTTTCCGGCTTGACCGAGCTGCTGGCACATCCTTAA
- a CDS encoding BolA family protein has protein sequence MQALEVKSFLEGKLPETIVEVEGEGCNFQLNVISDELAALSPVKRQQQIYAHLNPWITDGSIHAVTMKFFSRAAWAERT, from the coding sequence ATGCAGGCCCTAGAAGTTAAGAGCTTCCTTGAAGGAAAGCTGCCGGAAACGATTGTTGAAGTTGAAGGCGAAGGCTGCAATTTCCAGCTGAACGTGATTAGCGATGAACTGGCGGCATTGAGCCCGGTCAAGCGTCAGCAGCAGATCTATGCCCATTTGAACCCGTGGATCACCGATGGCAGCATCCATGCGGTCACTATGAAATTTTTCAGCCGCGCGGCCTGGGCCGAGCGCACCTGA
- the murA gene encoding UDP-N-acetylglucosamine 1-carboxyvinyltransferase gives MDKLIITGGARLDGEIRISGAKNSALPILAATLLCDGPVTVANLPHLHDITTMIELFGRMGIEPVIDEKLSVEIDPRTIKTLIAPYELVKTMRASILVLGPMVARFGEAEVALPGGCAIGSRPVDLHIRGLEAMGAVIDVEGGYIKAKAPEGGLRGANFFFDTVSVTGTENIMMAAALANGRSVLQNAAREPEVVDLANFLIAMGANISGAGTDTITIDGVKRLHSATYKVMPDRIETGTYLVAAAVTGGRVKVKDTDPTILEAVLEKLKEAGAEITTGEDWIELNMHGKRAKAVNVRTAPYPAFPTDMQAQFISLNAIAEGTGAVIETIFENRFMHVYELHRMGAKIQVEGNTAIVTGIDKLKGAPVMATDLRASASLVISALCAEGDTLIDRIYHIDRGYECIEEKLQMLGAKIRRVPG, from the coding sequence ATGGATAAATTGATTATTACCGGCGGTGCCCGCCTCGATGGCGAGATCCGCATCTCCGGTGCGAAAAACTCCGCCTTGCCGATCCTGGCAGCGACCCTGCTGTGCGATGGCCCTGTGACTGTGGCCAACCTGCCGCACTTGCACGACATCACCACCATGATCGAGCTGTTCGGTCGCATGGGCATTGAGCCTGTGATCGACGAGAAGTTGTCCGTCGAAATCGACCCGCGCACCATCAAGACCCTGATCGCCCCGTACGAGCTGGTGAAAACCATGCGTGCGTCGATCCTGGTGCTCGGCCCGATGGTTGCGCGTTTCGGCGAAGCCGAAGTCGCCCTGCCTGGCGGTTGCGCCATTGGTTCGCGTCCGGTCGACCTGCACATCCGTGGCCTCGAAGCCATGGGCGCTGTCATCGACGTCGAAGGCGGCTACATCAAGGCCAAGGCGCCGGAAGGCGGTTTGCGTGGTGCGAACTTCTTCTTTGATACCGTCAGCGTGACCGGTACCGAGAACATCATGATGGCCGCTGCCCTGGCCAATGGCCGCAGCGTCCTGCAAAACGCCGCGCGCGAGCCGGAAGTGGTCGATCTGGCCAACTTCCTGATCGCCATGGGCGCCAACATCAGCGGTGCGGGCACCGACACCATCACCATCGACGGTGTAAAGCGTCTGCACTCGGCCACCTATAAAGTGATGCCGGACCGTATCGAGACCGGCACCTACCTCGTCGCCGCCGCCGTTACCGGTGGTCGCGTCAAGGTCAAGGACACCGATCCGACCATCCTCGAAGCCGTCCTCGAAAAACTCAAGGAAGCCGGCGCCGAAATCACCACCGGTGAAGACTGGATCGAGCTGAACATGCACGGCAAGCGGGCCAAAGCCGTTAACGTGCGTACCGCTCCGTATCCGGCATTCCCGACCGACATGCAGGCGCAGTTCATTTCCCTGAACGCGATTGCTGAAGGCACCGGTGCCGTGATCGAGACCATCTTCGAAAACCGCTTCATGCACGTGTACGAGTTGCACCGCATGGGCGCCAAGATCCAGGTCGAGGGCAACACCGCTATCGTGACCGGCATCGACAAGCTCAAGGGCGCGCCAGTGATGGCGACCGACCTGCGTGCGTCGGCCAGCCTGGTGATCTCGGCACTGTGCGCCGAAGGCGATACCCTGATCGACCGCATCTACCACATAGACCGTGGCTACGAGTGCATCGAAGAAAAGCTGCAGATGCTCGGCGCTAAAATCCGCCGCGTTCCGGGCTAA
- the hisG gene encoding ATP phosphoribosyltransferase: MLTIALSKGRILDDTLPLLAEAGIVPTENPDKSRKLIIPTTQDDVRLLIVRATDVPTYVEHGAADLGVAGKDVLMEYGGQGLYEPLDLRIALCKLMTAGRVGDVEPKGRLRVATKFVNVAKRYYAEQGRQVDIIKLYGSMELAPLIGLADKIIDVVDTGNTLRANGLEPQDFIADISSRLVVNKASMKMQHARIQALIDTLRKAVESRHRG, translated from the coding sequence ATGTTGACCATCGCACTGTCCAAGGGCCGCATCCTTGACGACACGTTGCCGCTTCTGGCTGAAGCGGGCATCGTGCCGACCGAGAATCCGGACAAGAGCCGCAAGCTGATCATCCCCACGACCCAGGACGACGTTCGCCTCTTGATCGTGCGGGCTACCGACGTGCCGACCTACGTTGAACATGGCGCTGCCGACCTGGGTGTCGCCGGCAAGGACGTGCTGATGGAATACGGTGGCCAGGGTCTCTACGAGCCACTGGACCTGCGTATCGCCCTGTGCAAGCTGATGACCGCTGGCCGTGTCGGCGATGTCGAACCCAAGGGCCGCCTGCGGGTGGCGACCAAGTTCGTCAACGTCGCCAAGCGCTACTACGCCGAACAAGGCCGTCAGGTCGATATCATCAAGCTCTATGGCTCGATGGAGCTGGCGCCGCTGATCGGCCTGGCTGACAAGATCATCGACGTGGTCGACACCGGCAACACCTTGCGCGCCAACGGGTTGGAACCGCAGGATTTCATTGCCGACATCAGCTCGCGTCTGGTGGTCAACAAAGCATCGATGAAGATGCAGCACGCCCGTATCCAGGCGTTGATCGACACCCTGCGCAAGGCAGTGGAGTCGCGACACCGCGGTTGA